The DNA window GCAGAAGCAGACCAAGGCTCCCATAAAAAATGAAGCGGACAACGGCCTCAAGAATGAACGCGGGAACCTGTCGATGGCTCGCACTCAGGACGTAAACAGCGCCACGACCCAGTTCTTTATCAATGTTACCGATAACGAATTCCTGGACCACGGCTCGCGTGATTTCGGTTACGCCGTATTCGCCCGGGTAGTTGATGGCATGGACGTCGTGGACGAGATTGTGGCCGTGCCGACGGGTCGTTCGGGAATGCATAGTGATGTTCCCAAAGAGCCCGTACTGATTGAGCGTGCACGGCGTAAAGAATGATTTTTCGCGCAGCCGGCGAGCCCTGCGTCGGCTAGGCGGACACTTCTGCCAGGTTCCCGGCCGCCAGAAAGCGATACGCAAGTGTTCCAAAATGGTTTTAGCTGCATGTTTTCCGGAGAACACCATGACAGATCGGCTCAACGCCATCCGTGAACTGCCTTTTCACCGCTATCTCGGCGTTGCCGAACTCAATGCTGACGAAGGCGCTGGCAGCTTGCTCTTTACCGTGAGCGAGGCGACAGTGAACCCCGCCGGGGTACTCCACGGCGGGGTTATCTATACCCTGTGTGATGTTTGCGCCTATGCCGGGCTGACAAGTGTGTTGGCGCCAGGCACCGAAGCTGTCACCCATGACATTCATGTATCAGTGCTGCGAGCGGCGAAACTCGGGGACGTCGTTTCTATGGTTTCCACGCCAGTTAAAATCGGTCGGAGCCTGTGCTTTCTGGACGTTACCGCAAAGGTTGATGACCGTATAGTTGCTACGGCCCGCGTCACCAAAACTCTTGTTAACCTATAAAAGGCGTCGACTGCTTTCTGCCGCGAAAAGGACCATACCGCTATGCGAACAACCTTTGAGTTTCGTTCAGGTGACGACCTCTGCAGTGCCTGGCTGTACGTGCCAGACTCTGGCTCCGCACCTTTTGCTACGGTGGTGATGGCTCACGGGCTGGGCGGCACCAGGGAGCTGAGACTCGACGCTTTCGCGGACGCCTTCTGCGCAGCCGGCTATGCCTGCCTCGTATTCGACTATCGTCACTTCGGCGCAAGCGGCG is part of the Hydrocarboniclastica marina genome and encodes:
- a CDS encoding peptidylprolyl isomerase produces the protein MVVFETSKGEITLELFEEQAPVTVENFLSYVDEGFYDGTIFHRVIPGFMVQGGGFTPDMKQKQTKAPIKNEADNGLKNERGNLSMARTQDVNSATTQFFINVTDNEFLDHGSRDFGYAVFARVVDGMDVVDEIVAVPTGRSGMHSDVPKEPVLIERARRKE
- a CDS encoding PaaI family thioesterase, whose protein sequence is MTDRLNAIRELPFHRYLGVAELNADEGAGSLLFTVSEATVNPAGVLHGGVIYTLCDVCAYAGLTSVLAPGTEAVTHDIHVSVLRAAKLGDVVSMVSTPVKIGRSLCFLDVTAKVDDRIVATARVTKTLVNL